The proteins below are encoded in one region of Bosea sp. BIWAKO-01:
- a CDS encoding LysR family transcriptional regulator codes for MDQLSAMRAFVRVVEAGTFTRAADLLDMPKPTVTKQIQQLESHLHAKLLNRTTRRVTVTMDGAAYYERALRVLNEIDELDGSMASSQARPSGRLRVDVSAPLAMRVIIPNLPEFHARYPDIQLDLGLSDRPADLLAENLDCAVRAGEISDQSLIARRIGEMYLVTCASPSYVQRHGEPQHPTDLEGDHFIVGYRYAGTSRTAPFTYADGKESHEIRGRFVVSLNEGAGYVAAAVAGLGVVQAPTFMVQEDIAAGRLVPLLTNWCSTPKPLHIVYPPNRHLSNKVRVFVDWLAELFAKDDLIQRRSSLPHCA; via the coding sequence ATGGACCAGCTCAGCGCCATGCGCGCCTTTGTCCGCGTCGTCGAAGCCGGAACCTTCACCCGTGCCGCCGATCTGCTCGACATGCCCAAGCCGACGGTGACCAAGCAGATCCAGCAGCTTGAATCGCATCTCCACGCCAAACTGCTCAACCGCACCACACGGCGCGTGACGGTAACGATGGACGGGGCGGCCTATTACGAGCGTGCGCTCAGGGTCCTGAACGAAATCGACGAACTGGACGGCAGCATGGCCTCGTCACAGGCCCGGCCGAGCGGGCGTCTGCGCGTCGACGTCAGCGCGCCGCTGGCCATGCGCGTCATCATACCGAACCTGCCGGAATTCCATGCGCGCTACCCCGACATCCAGCTCGATCTCGGCCTCAGCGACCGGCCTGCCGATCTGCTGGCGGAGAATCTCGATTGCGCCGTCCGGGCCGGCGAGATCAGCGACCAGAGCCTGATCGCCCGGCGCATCGGCGAGATGTATCTCGTGACCTGCGCCTCCCCCTCCTATGTCCAGCGCCATGGCGAACCCCAGCATCCAACCGACCTCGAGGGCGATCATTTCATCGTCGGCTATCGCTATGCCGGAACCAGTCGTACAGCCCCCTTCACCTATGCCGACGGCAAGGAAAGCCACGAGATCAGGGGACGCTTCGTCGTATCGCTGAACGAAGGTGCGGGTTACGTAGCTGCTGCGGTGGCGGGGCTCGGCGTCGTTCAGGCACCCACCTTCATGGTGCAGGAGGATATCGCCGCCGGCCGGCTCGTGCCGCTGCTGACGAACTGGTGCTCGACTCCCAAGCCGCTGCACATCGTCTACCCACCGAACCGTCATCTCAGCAACAAGGTGCGTGTCTTCGTCGACTGGCTGGCCGAGCTCTTCGCCAAGGACGATCTGATCCAGCGGCGCTCCAGCCTGCCGCACTGCGCCTAG
- a CDS encoding HlyD family efflux transporter periplasmic adaptor subunit has product MSKAPRILAVIALVGAAGAWWYGHRPAETTELVLYGNVDLRQASLAFNGSERIAAILVEEGNVVRSGQVLAKLDTSRLQPQIDQMEATVGAQKAALDRLRNGSRPEEIAQARANLESARADLVNAAAQYERRRALSANVVSQQDLDAAKALAETSKAKLDVAKSALDLTLAGPRSEDIAQADAQLRGSQAQLALARRQLVDAQLLAPFDGVVRSRLMEPGEMASPSRPVLSLAMTGTKWVRTYVAEPKLGQVRSGMRMQVTTDSFPNQPLEGWIGFISPVAEFTPKTVQTEDLRTSLVYEMRVFVEDPQDRLRLGMPATVRLLPGTEAAVANRAAAPETGKAEP; this is encoded by the coding sequence ATGAGCAAGGCACCCCGCATACTGGCTGTCATCGCCCTCGTCGGGGCGGCTGGCGCCTGGTGGTATGGCCACCGTCCCGCCGAGACGACCGAGTTGGTCCTCTACGGCAATGTCGACCTCAGGCAGGCCTCGCTGGCCTTCAATGGCAGCGAACGCATCGCGGCGATCCTTGTCGAAGAGGGCAATGTCGTTCGCAGCGGGCAGGTCCTCGCGAAACTGGATACGAGCCGACTGCAACCGCAGATCGACCAGATGGAAGCGACAGTCGGAGCCCAGAAGGCCGCACTCGATCGGTTGCGCAACGGTAGCCGCCCCGAGGAAATCGCCCAGGCCCGCGCCAACCTGGAATCGGCCAGGGCGGATTTGGTCAACGCCGCTGCGCAATATGAGCGGCGGCGCGCCTTGTCCGCGAATGTCGTCAGCCAGCAGGATCTCGATGCCGCCAAGGCGCTTGCCGAGACCTCCAAGGCAAAACTCGATGTCGCAAAGAGTGCGCTCGACCTCACTCTCGCCGGCCCACGCTCGGAGGACATCGCGCAGGCTGACGCCCAGCTACGGGGCAGCCAGGCGCAGCTTGCGCTCGCCCGGCGCCAATTGGTCGATGCGCAGCTGCTTGCTCCCTTCGATGGCGTGGTTCGCTCGCGGCTGATGGAACCCGGCGAGATGGCCTCGCCCAGCCGCCCGGTGCTTTCCCTGGCGATGACCGGCACGAAATGGGTGCGGACCTATGTGGCTGAGCCGAAGCTCGGGCAGGTTCGTTCCGGCATGCGGATGCAGGTCACCACGGACAGCTTTCCGAACCAGCCGCTCGAAGGCTGGATCGGCTTCATCTCACCCGTTGCCGAGTTCACGCCGAAGACCGTGCAGACCGAGGACCTGCGCACCAGCCTCGTCTACGAAATGCGTGTCTTCGTCGAGGACCCCCAGGACAGGTTGCGTCTTGGCATGCCGGCCACCGTCAGGCTGCTGCCGGGCACTGAGGCTGCAGTCGCCAACCGCGCTGCCGCGCCCGAGACCGGGAAGGCCGAGCCATGA
- a CDS encoding ABC transporter permease — MTAATPQTGGMARLRRIVALIRKEGWQVVRDPSSIAIGVIMPMLLLVLFGYGLSFDVKNVPVAIVMEDISAEARGVASSFELSDYFNAVQVKTMAEAERMMLEKRVNAIVRIPPDFARRMEQGTAEIQVLVHGTDANTARISLGYAQGAVATWMAREAAMGRIIAGPPVSIESRLWFNDANNSSYFLVPGLIVLVMTLIGALLTALVVAREWERGTFEALFVTPVRPGEILLGKTVPYFILGMIGLALSILGAKLLFGVPIRGSLWLLVAASMLYLIVALGIGLLISSLTRSQFVASQITIIATFLPAMMLSGFMFDIRSMPAAIQVITHIFPARYFVSVLQTLFLAGDIWPVILPNAAVLAVMAAVLIALAIRATRKTIG; from the coding sequence ATGACCGCGGCAACTCCACAAACCGGCGGAATGGCAAGGCTACGCCGCATCGTGGCGCTGATCCGAAAGGAAGGCTGGCAGGTCGTGCGCGATCCGAGCAGCATCGCGATCGGCGTGATCATGCCGATGCTGCTGCTCGTGCTCTTCGGCTACGGGCTTTCCTTCGACGTCAAGAACGTACCGGTCGCGATCGTGATGGAGGACATCTCGGCCGAGGCGCGCGGCGTGGCGTCGAGCTTCGAACTCTCCGACTATTTCAACGCGGTGCAGGTCAAGACCATGGCCGAGGCCGAGCGGATGATGCTCGAGAAGCGCGTCAACGCCATCGTCCGTATCCCGCCCGATTTCGCGCGCCGGATGGAGCAGGGCACAGCCGAGATCCAGGTGCTCGTCCATGGCACCGACGCCAATACCGCCCGCATCTCGCTCGGCTACGCTCAGGGAGCGGTTGCGACCTGGATGGCGCGCGAGGCCGCGATGGGCCGCATCATCGCCGGTCCGCCAGTTTCGATCGAGAGCCGGCTTTGGTTCAACGACGCCAATAACAGCAGCTACTTCCTGGTTCCCGGCCTGATCGTGCTCGTGATGACGCTGATCGGTGCGCTGCTCACCGCGCTTGTCGTCGCACGAGAATGGGAGCGCGGAACCTTCGAGGCGCTGTTCGTCACGCCGGTACGCCCCGGCGAAATCCTGCTCGGCAAGACCGTGCCCTATTTCATCCTCGGCATGATCGGGCTCGCTCTGTCTATCCTCGGCGCCAAGCTGCTCTTCGGCGTGCCGATCCGGGGTTCGCTCTGGCTGCTGGTTGCCGCATCGATGCTCTATCTGATCGTCGCGCTCGGCATCGGCTTGCTGATCTCCTCGCTGACCAGGAGCCAGTTCGTCGCGAGCCAGATCACAATCATCGCCACCTTTCTCCCGGCGATGATGCTGTCCGGCTTCATGTTCGACATCCGCAGCATGCCGGCAGCCATCCAGGTGATCACGCATATCTTCCCGGCGCGCTATTTCGTCAGCGTGCTGCAGACCCTGTTCCTCGCCGGGGACATCTGGCCGGTGATCCTGCCGAATGCAGCGGTGCTGGCCGTCATGGCCGCGGTGCTGATCGCGCTTGCGATCCGCGCGACGCGCAAGACCATCGGGTGA
- a CDS encoding alpha/beta hydrolase fold domain-containing protein, whose protein sequence is MSAQTAATLDRPIAVTWRDEVIAAKPVSLAARVFIPAELNRNTALVMHLHGGTFNEGSLASGEAVATILARAGAAVVSVDYPLAPMHRFPDVLEAVFGGLLALYKARSRWVAKSAPFYVAGEEAGGNLAAALAMMVRDRQGPPLAGQILLSPMLDSCLGTYSLREADAGPVGCRWADGWHDYLGSPDKAAHPYAAPLNASRLAGLAPALLITAEDDPLRDECASYACRLQEAGVAVSRYVQTAPTNWPGAYAEAPKEGSCLCLACEHVTEFFKSTAPS, encoded by the coding sequence ATGTCCGCTCAGACCGCCGCCACCCTCGACCGCCCCATCGCCGTCACATGGCGGGACGAGGTGATCGCTGCCAAGCCAGTCTCGCTGGCAGCGCGTGTGTTCATCCCGGCAGAGCTCAACCGCAACACTGCGCTGGTCATGCACCTGCATGGCGGCACCTTCAACGAGGGCTCGTTGGCAAGCGGAGAGGCGGTTGCGACGATCCTGGCTCGCGCCGGTGCCGCTGTCGTTTCGGTCGATTATCCGCTCGCGCCAATGCACCGTTTCCCCGATGTGCTGGAGGCCGTATTTGGTGGCTTGCTGGCGCTCTACAAGGCGCGCAGCCGCTGGGTCGCGAAAAGCGCCCCATTCTACGTCGCTGGTGAAGAAGCCGGCGGCAACCTGGCCGCGGCCCTCGCCATGATGGTCCGGGACCGGCAGGGACCGCCGCTCGCCGGCCAGATCCTGCTCTCGCCGATGCTGGATTCCTGCCTTGGGACCTATTCGCTGCGCGAGGCCGATGCCGGTCCCGTGGGATGTCGCTGGGCCGATGGCTGGCACGATTATCTGGGTTCGCCGGACAAGGCGGCTCATCCCTACGCCGCGCCGCTCAACGCCTCCCGGCTCGCCGGATTGGCTCCTGCCCTGCTGATCACGGCGGAGGATGATCCGCTGCGTGACGAATGCGCCAGCTATGCCTGCCGGCTGCAGGAAGCGGGTGTCGCAGTCAGCCGCTACGTGCAGACTGCGCCAACCAATTGGCCCGGTGCCTATGCCGAGGCTCCCAAGGAAGGTTCCTGCCTCTGCCTGGCATGTGAGCATGTAACCGAGTTCTTCAAATCCACCGCGCCGTCCTGA
- a CDS encoding efflux RND transporter permease subunit, translating into MNISKFFIDRPIFAGVLSVLILVAGLLSLRVLPISEYPEVVPPTVVVRAQYPGANPRVIAETVATPIEEQINGVEGMLYMSSQATTDGVMTLNVTFKLGTDPDKAQQLVQNRVSQAEPRLPEEVRRLGVTTIKSSPDLTMVVHITSPNDRYDMTYLRNYAVLNVKDRLARIDGVGQVQLFGSGDYSLRVWLDPQKVSEHGLSPSDIVREIRAQNVQAAAGVIGASPNAPGLDLQLSVNAQGRLQNEEEFGEIIIRTSPTGAVTRLKDVARIELGAADYALRSLLDNKSAVAVPVFQAPGSNAIAIADNVQAVMREIKQNMPEGVDYAIVYDTTQFVRASIKAVITTLLEAIALVVLVVIVFLQTWRASIIPLVAVPVSVIGTFAVMYLFGFSINALSLFGLVLAIGIVVDDAIVVVENVERNIEQGLEPRQATYKAMREVSGPIIAIALVLVAVFVPLAFISGLTGQFYRQFALTIAISTVISAINSLTLSPALAALLLRSHHAPKDALTRVMDKLFGWFFRGFNRFFNRSSQAYGGGVRRILTRKTAMMAVYLVLVGLTVVLFRTVPGGFVPGQDKQYLVGFAQLPDAATLDRTEDVIRKMGEIALKHPGVQSAVSFPGLSINGFTNSSNAGIVFVTLKPFEQRKDPSLNGAAIAMQLNKEFAGIKEAFIAMFPPPPVQGLGTIGGFKLQIEDRAGLGYKALDEATKAFMAKAATAPELAGMFSSFQVNVPQLYADIDRTKARQLGVPVTDVFETLQIYLGSSYVNDFNKFGRTYTVRVQADAPFRAYQEDIGKLRVRSTSGEMVPLSAVLNVRADAGPERAMRYNGFLAADINAGPAPGFSSGQAQAAAERIANETLPKGFAFEWTDLTYQEILAGNSSLIVFPIAILLVFLVLAAQYESLTLPIAIILIIPMGLLAAMAGVWWSGGDNNVFTQIGLVVLVGLSAKNAILIVEFARELEFEGKTPVEAAIEASRLRLRPILMTSLAFIMGVVPLVISTGAGAEMRQAMGIAVFAGMIGVTAFGIFLTPVFYVLMRALTGNKPLKHVEAEAELAEAA; encoded by the coding sequence ATGAATATCTCCAAGTTCTTCATCGATCGCCCGATCTTCGCGGGCGTGCTGTCGGTTCTCATCCTGGTTGCCGGCCTGCTCTCGCTGCGCGTGCTACCGATCTCCGAATATCCCGAAGTGGTGCCACCGACCGTCGTGGTGCGCGCGCAGTACCCGGGCGCCAATCCTCGCGTCATCGCCGAAACCGTGGCCACGCCGATCGAGGAGCAGATCAACGGCGTCGAGGGCATGCTCTATATGTCCAGCCAGGCGACGACCGACGGCGTGATGACGCTGAACGTCACTTTCAAGCTCGGCACCGATCCAGACAAGGCACAGCAGCTCGTGCAGAACCGCGTCTCGCAGGCGGAACCGCGCTTGCCGGAAGAGGTGCGGCGGCTCGGCGTCACCACCATCAAGAGCTCGCCGGACCTGACGATGGTGGTGCACATCACCTCGCCGAACGACCGCTACGACATGACCTATCTGCGCAATTACGCGGTCCTGAACGTCAAGGACAGGCTGGCGCGCATCGACGGTGTCGGCCAGGTCCAGCTCTTCGGCTCGGGCGACTATTCGCTGCGCGTCTGGCTCGATCCGCAGAAGGTTTCCGAGCACGGGCTTTCGCCCAGCGATATCGTGCGCGAAATCCGCGCGCAGAACGTCCAGGCTGCCGCCGGCGTCATCGGCGCTTCGCCGAACGCCCCGGGGCTCGATCTCCAGCTCTCGGTCAATGCCCAGGGCCGCCTTCAGAATGAGGAGGAGTTCGGCGAGATCATCATCCGCACCAGCCCGACCGGGGCTGTGACGCGGCTGAAGGATGTCGCGCGCATCGAGCTCGGCGCGGCCGACTATGCTTTGCGCTCGCTGCTCGACAACAAGTCGGCGGTCGCGGTGCCGGTCTTCCAGGCGCCGGGCTCGAATGCCATCGCCATCGCCGACAACGTCCAGGCGGTGATGCGCGAGATCAAGCAGAACATGCCGGAAGGCGTGGACTACGCGATCGTCTACGACACGACCCAGTTCGTGCGCGCCTCGATCAAGGCCGTCATCACCACGCTGCTCGAGGCCATCGCGCTGGTCGTGCTCGTCGTCATCGTCTTCCTGCAGACCTGGCGGGCCTCGATCATCCCGCTGGTCGCCGTGCCGGTCTCGGTTATCGGCACCTTTGCCGTGATGTATCTCTTCGGCTTCTCGATCAACGCGCTCAGCCTGTTCGGCCTCGTGCTCGCCATCGGCATCGTCGTCGACGACGCCATCGTCGTGGTCGAGAATGTCGAGCGCAATATCGAGCAGGGGCTGGAGCCGCGCCAGGCGACCTACAAGGCGATGCGCGAGGTCTCCGGTCCGATCATCGCGATTGCACTGGTGCTGGTCGCGGTTTTCGTACCGCTCGCCTTCATCAGCGGCTTGACCGGCCAGTTCTATCGCCAGTTCGCGCTGACCATCGCAATCTCGACGGTGATCTCGGCGATCAACTCGCTGACGTTGTCGCCGGCGCTTGCCGCGCTGCTGCTGCGTTCGCACCACGCCCCGAAGGACGCGCTGACCCGCGTCATGGACAAGCTGTTCGGCTGGTTTTTCCGCGGCTTCAACCGCTTCTTCAACCGGAGCTCGCAGGCCTATGGCGGCGGCGTGCGCCGCATCCTGACCCGTAAGACGGCGATGATGGCGGTCTATCTCGTGCTCGTCGGCCTGACGGTCGTGCTGTTCCGCACTGTCCCGGGCGGCTTCGTGCCCGGCCAGGACAAACAGTATCTCGTCGGCTTCGCGCAGCTGCCCGATGCCGCCACGCTCGACCGCACCGAGGACGTCATCCGCAAGATGGGCGAGATCGCCTTGAAGCATCCCGGTGTCCAGAGTGCGGTGTCCTTCCCCGGCCTCTCGATCAACGGCTTCACCAACTCGTCGAATGCCGGCATCGTCTTCGTGACGCTGAAGCCCTTCGAGCAGCGCAAGGACCCCTCGCTCAATGGCGCCGCGATCGCCATGCAGCTCAACAAGGAGTTCGCCGGCATCAAGGAGGCGTTCATCGCCATGTTCCCGCCGCCGCCGGTGCAGGGGCTCGGCACGATCGGCGGCTTCAAGCTGCAGATCGAGGACCGTGCCGGCCTTGGCTACAAGGCGCTGGACGAAGCGACCAAGGCTTTCATGGCCAAGGCTGCGACGGCGCCTGAGCTTGCCGGCATGTTCTCGAGCTTCCAGGTGAATGTGCCGCAGCTCTATGCCGATATCGACCGCACCAAGGCCCGCCAGCTCGGCGTGCCGGTGACCGATGTCTTCGAGACGCTGCAGATCTATCTCGGCTCGTCCTATGTCAACGATTTCAACAAGTTCGGCCGGACTTACACGGTCCGTGTCCAGGCTGATGCGCCCTTCCGGGCCTATCAGGAGGATATCGGCAAGCTCCGGGTCCGTTCGACCTCGGGCGAGATGGTGCCGCTCAGTGCCGTGCTGAACGTGCGTGCCGATGCCGGGCCGGAACGGGCGATGCGCTATAACGGCTTCCTGGCCGCCGACATCAATGCCGGCCCCGCGCCCGGCTTCTCGTCGGGGCAGGCCCAGGCGGCGGCGGAGCGCATTGCCAACGAGACGCTGCCGAAGGGCTTTGCCTTCGAATGGACCGACCTGACCTATCAGGAGATCCTGGCGGGCAACTCCTCGCTGATCGTCTTCCCGATCGCGATCCTGCTCGTCTTCCTGGTGCTCGCTGCCCAGTATGAGAGCCTGACGCTGCCGATCGCGATCATCCTGATCATCCCCATGGGCCTGCTCGCCGCCATGGCCGGTGTCTGGTGGAGCGGTGGTGACAACAACGTCTTCACCCAGATCGGTCTCGTCGTGCTGGTCGGGCTATCCGCGAAGAATGCGATCCTGATCGTCGAGTTCGCCCGCGAACTGGAGTTCGAGGGCAAGACGCCGGTCGAGGCTGCGATCGAGGCCAGCCGTCTGCGCCTGCGTCCGATCCTGATGACCTCGCTCGCCTTCATCATGGGCGTGGTCCCGCTGGTGATCTCGACCGGCGCCGGCGCCGAGATGCGGCAGGCGATGGGCATCGCGGTCTTTGCCGGCATGATCGGCGTCACCGCCTTCGGCATCTTCCTGACGCCGGTCTTCTACGTGCTGATGCGGGCCCTGACCGGGAACAAGCCGCTGAAGCATGTCGAGGCGGAAGCAGAATTGGCGGAAGCCGCCTGA
- a CDS encoding FAD-binding oxidoreductase, whose amino-acid sequence MRAHSLTTLAAGKKTISASAIEAFAAQLQGSLLDETDAAYDDARAIWNGMVDRRPGLIIRCAVAADVVSAVRFARDNGLLVSVRGGGHGIAGNAVCDGGLMIDLSSMKSVRVDAASQRAWVEPGAILADVDKETQAFGLAVPTGINSTTGIAGLTLGGGFGWITRKFGLTVDNLLSVEVVTADGELRRASQSENPDLFWALRGGGGNFGVVTSFEFRLHKLGPEVLAGLVVHPFDDAETVLKEYRQALEVAPDELTCWVVMRQAPPLPFLPAEWHGKEVLVLAMCYCGDIAEGQKATARLRSIGKPIADVVGPAPFAAWQQAFDPLLTPGARNYWKSHDFTELSDATIRILVGAVRRLPGPECEIFIGHVGGAAGRVAADATAFPQRSSHFVMNVHARWREQGMDQACIGWARALFDAARPYSAGTAYINFMPADEMDRVQAAYGGSYHRLAELKRRYDPTNLFRMNQNVKPTASSQAA is encoded by the coding sequence ATGCGAGCCCACAGCCTCACCACACTGGCAGCCGGAAAGAAGACGATCAGCGCCTCGGCCATCGAGGCGTTCGCCGCGCAGCTTCAGGGAAGCCTGCTCGACGAGACGGATGCAGCCTATGATGATGCGCGCGCGATCTGGAATGGGATGGTCGATCGCCGGCCCGGCCTGATCATACGCTGTGCGGTGGCTGCCGATGTCGTCAGTGCCGTGCGATTTGCGCGGGACAACGGGCTGCTCGTCTCGGTGCGTGGCGGCGGGCATGGCATTGCCGGAAACGCCGTCTGCGACGGCGGCCTGATGATCGACCTGTCATCGATGAAATCGGTCCGAGTCGACGCAGCATCGCAGCGCGCCTGGGTCGAGCCGGGCGCAATCCTTGCAGATGTCGACAAGGAAACGCAGGCCTTCGGTCTGGCGGTGCCGACGGGCATCAATTCGACGACGGGCATCGCTGGGCTGACGCTGGGTGGGGGCTTTGGCTGGATCACGAGGAAGTTCGGTCTGACCGTGGACAATCTTCTCTCGGTCGAGGTGGTGACGGCCGATGGCGAACTCAGGCGCGCAAGCCAGTCGGAAAATCCCGACCTGTTCTGGGCACTGCGTGGCGGCGGCGGAAATTTCGGGGTGGTTACCTCCTTCGAATTTCGGCTTCACAAGCTGGGCCCGGAGGTCCTGGCAGGCCTGGTCGTGCATCCGTTCGATGATGCCGAGACGGTTCTGAAGGAATATCGTCAGGCGCTTGAAGTGGCGCCCGATGAGCTGACCTGTTGGGTCGTGATGCGGCAAGCGCCGCCTCTGCCGTTCCTGCCGGCCGAGTGGCATGGCAAGGAAGTTCTGGTCCTCGCGATGTGCTACTGCGGCGACATCGCCGAAGGCCAGAAAGCGACCGCCAGGCTGCGCTCCATCGGAAAGCCGATCGCCGACGTGGTGGGACCTGCACCTTTCGCGGCGTGGCAACAGGCCTTCGACCCGTTGCTCACTCCCGGTGCCCGCAACTACTGGAAGAGCCACGACTTCACCGAACTCTCCGACGCGACGATCAGGATCCTGGTTGGCGCGGTGCGTCGCCTGCCTGGGCCGGAATGCGAGATCTTCATCGGCCATGTCGGTGGAGCGGCCGGCCGCGTTGCGGCGGATGCGACCGCCTTTCCGCAGCGCAGCTCCCATTTCGTCATGAATGTTCACGCGCGCTGGCGCGAACAGGGCATGGACCAGGCCTGTATCGGCTGGGCGCGCGCGCTCTTCGATGCCGCCAGGCCGTATTCAGCCGGAACGGCCTATATCAACTTCATGCCGGCAGACGAGATGGACCGCGTTCAGGCGGCCTACGGCGGCAGCTACCATCGCCTTGCCGAGCTGAAGCGGCGCTACGACCCGACGAACCTGTTTCGCATGAACCAGAATGTGAAGCCGACGGCGAGCTCGCAGGCAGCATGA
- a CDS encoding TetR/AcrR family transcriptional regulator, with protein sequence MKRATPRKQPGRREDGAATKAQILDAAGEVFAEKGFDRATGKEIAERAGSNSAAVNYYYGGIDGLYAEVLVEAHRRLLTYDRLLKLAQAPEAPEDKLRTLIGLVVRTIMGPASSSWSLRVLSREVLAPSPAFAVLRDREILPKKRIVTGIVGEILGVPHDHPVVARCCLTVIAPFVVMLVGNRQVLAQIFPDLASDRGAVDEMVAHFQRFAFGGIAAVAAELDAREDDRHFKSPSGEVSKPGPL encoded by the coding sequence ATGAAACGAGCGACTCCTCGAAAACAGCCCGGCCGCCGCGAGGATGGTGCGGCCACCAAGGCTCAGATACTCGATGCGGCCGGAGAGGTCTTTGCGGAAAAGGGCTTTGATCGCGCCACGGGCAAGGAGATCGCCGAGCGGGCGGGCAGTAATTCTGCGGCCGTGAATTACTATTATGGCGGCATCGACGGGCTCTATGCCGAGGTACTGGTCGAGGCGCATCGCCGCCTGCTGACCTATGATCGGCTGCTCAAGCTGGCACAGGCGCCGGAGGCTCCGGAGGACAAGCTTCGCACCCTGATCGGTCTCGTCGTCCGCACGATCATGGGGCCGGCTTCCTCGAGCTGGTCCTTGCGGGTCCTGAGCCGTGAGGTGCTGGCTCCGTCACCCGCCTTCGCCGTGCTGAGGGATCGGGAGATTCTCCCGAAGAAGCGCATCGTCACCGGGATCGTCGGCGAAATCCTGGGAGTGCCGCATGATCACCCCGTCGTTGCCCGGTGCTGTCTCACGGTCATTGCGCCCTTCGTGGTGATGCTCGTCGGCAACCGCCAGGTCCTCGCGCAGATCTTTCCCGACCTGGCATCGGATCGCGGCGCCGTCGACGAGATGGTCGCCCATTTCCAGCGTTTCGCCTTTGGCGGCATCGCTGCGGTGGCGGCGGAGCTTGATGCGCGGGAGGACGATCGCCATTTCAAGAGTCCATCGGGTGAGGTGTCGAAGCCCGGGCCTCTGTGA
- a CDS encoding efflux RND transporter periplasmic adaptor subunit produces the protein MIQGTIRHGLLGGSLAATISLAAVLLVMNGSDKAQSDTAPAAAQATPVSVALVEQRELTSWAEFSGRLEAIERVDVRSRVAGVVEAVHFKQGNLVKQGDLLISIDQAPYLAEFERAQAQVLAAEARVALAANEHERGQKLMTTQNVSQRDLDARLNALREAQANHRAAQAALQTARLNLDYTQIRAPISGRIGRLEVTVGNLVAAGAGASLMTTLVSVDPIYASFNADENTVLKALGSLPVSDGPRALERIPVQMGTATQDGTPITGRLQFVDNSVDVGSGTVRVRAIFDNPDGTLMPGQFVRLRMGQARTEPALVINERAIGTDQNKKFVFVVGEDLKASWREVTLGSANEGLRIVTAGLKPGERIVVNGLQRIRPGAAVAPEQVPMAEKSELRRVAGVGPTEIAQR, from the coding sequence ATGATTCAGGGAACGATCCGTCATGGCCTGCTGGGCGGAAGCCTGGCCGCCACCATCTCTCTCGCCGCCGTCCTGCTTGTGATGAACGGCTCCGACAAGGCCCAGAGTGACACCGCTCCGGCGGCCGCGCAGGCGACCCCGGTTTCGGTCGCGCTCGTCGAGCAGCGTGAGCTGACCAGCTGGGCCGAATTCTCAGGCCGCCTGGAGGCGATCGAGCGCGTCGATGTGCGCTCGCGCGTCGCCGGCGTCGTCGAGGCCGTGCACTTCAAGCAGGGCAACCTCGTCAAGCAGGGCGACCTGCTGATCAGCATCGACCAGGCGCCCTATCTCGCCGAGTTCGAACGCGCCCAGGCCCAGGTCCTGGCCGCCGAAGCCCGGGTGGCGCTCGCCGCCAACGAGCATGAGCGCGGCCAGAAGCTGATGACGACGCAGAACGTGTCGCAGCGCGATCTCGATGCCCGTCTGAATGCTCTTCGTGAAGCGCAGGCCAATCACCGCGCCGCCCAGGCAGCCCTGCAGACCGCGCGGCTGAACCTCGACTACACCCAGATCAGGGCGCCGATCAGCGGCCGGATCGGGCGGCTCGAGGTGACCGTCGGCAATCTTGTCGCAGCAGGAGCCGGTGCTTCGCTGATGACGACGCTGGTTTCGGTCGATCCGATCTATGCCAGCTTCAATGCGGATGAGAACACGGTGCTGAAGGCACTCGGCTCGCTGCCGGTCTCGGATGGTCCGCGTGCGCTGGAGCGCATCCCGGTCCAGATGGGCACGGCGACGCAGGACGGCACGCCGATCACCGGCCGGCTGCAGTTCGTCGACAACAGCGTCGATGTCGGTAGCGGCACCGTTCGGGTGCGGGCGATCTTCGACAATCCCGATGGCACGCTGATGCCGGGCCAGTTCGTGCGCCTGCGCATGGGCCAGGCCCGGACCGAGCCTGCGCTGGTGATCAATGAGCGCGCGATCGGGACCGACCAGAACAAGAAGTTCGTCTTCGTCGTCGGAGAGGACCTCAAGGCGAGCTGGCGCGAGGTGACGCTCGGCTCGGCCAATGAAGGGCTGCGCATCGTCACCGCCGGGCTCAAGCCGGGCGAGAGGATCGTCGTCAACGGCCTGCAGCGCATTCGCCCGGGCGCAGCTGTCGCACCCGAGCAGGTGCCGATGGCCGAGAAGTCAGAGCTGCGCCGGGTGGCCGGTGTAGGACCCACGGAAATCGCCCAGCGCTGA